The genomic DNA ggtactctgtctaccagatttaatcccttgaatctattcatcacctccactgcataatcataagggatttgatttaggtcataactgaatggtctagtggttttccctaccttatTCATTTGAaggctgaattttgcaataaggagctcatgttctgaggcacagtcagctccaggtcttgtttttgctgactgtttagagcttctccatctccccTGTGAAGAACataatctgattttagtattgaccatctggtgatgcccatgagTAGACTCTGTAATTACCTTGACcacagtgttttatattttcataagaaaTGTATCAAAGTCTATTCTCCAGAATTCACATCAATTCAGTATTCCCAGAGGTTTACTCTTTTCCAACCTGATGAATATGATATGGTTGATGACGGAGTAATGTTTGGCAAGGCACTTAATCTCTTATCCTcactattttctcatttgtgaaatggacATCATACTACTTACCTCAAAGGATACTGCCTAGGATGTGCAAGGCTTtgtgaaaatcagaaaaaagttCTCTTGTTGTGTGAGTGAACTAGAACAATGGGATTCCTCTAGGAAGAAGAGACCTCATGAAATGAACCTGAGAGGAAGGGGTCCCTGTCTTTGAGTCTGCAACCCTTTCTCAGCCAGCACAGTCCCACCAGGGCCTCTTTGCTGCTAGCAGAGCATGGGTTGGATTGAAGGTCTTGCTCACCACCTTCTCTCGGGGTCCTATTCAGTACAAGTAACTCAATAGGCAAAGTGGTCTTGCCTATGCCCACCGACAGAAAGGCATCCTCACATAGTACTCTTGGAAAACATAAGGAAGCCCATCAGCCTCTGCTGGGCAGCTCAGTTGCCCCTCTCAATTCAGAGCTGGTAGGAGGTACTGAGTGCCATCATTTTCAGTAAACTCCTACCTCCAAAGCCCTTCCTCCAACAATGTGAAATTTCAGTCATTACCCTGCCAAACAGCCATGCCCTACATTGCTGAGGAACTGGAAATGAAGTGGGTAGTACTCGTTTGTTATGGTCGGCCTGCAGAGAAAACCTATGAAAGGGACACTTGGATTTGAAAACAAAGACTCAAAATGCATTCTTCAGCCTGAAGTCTGGGTCTGGGAGAGGTCAGAACAGAAAGAGCTGTGCTCAGGGACAGTGAAACACAAGATGCTCCCTCCAGAACTAGTCATTTCACTCTTCTCTGTCTCTACCACACGTACACCTCAAAAGGGAGGGGCTAAAGCAATGCCCTGAAGTGTAGCGAAAGGAAGTTTTTCCTCCTTCTGACCAAAATATTTCCATATCTTCACATCACCAGTATTTGCCAAGTGAGAAGGATTCCCATCGCCATATCACCCCTCTAGATTCATTCTGTGGCAAAATGGCTATATCATGTGTACTTATTGGTAGCAAGGAGTCCAggaaaatatgaaacaaacagagacaaagagaaacaggatattttaaaacttacagcCATCTTGTCAAGAAATTTCACAAAAGTATAGGGAAAGAACTAGGAAGAGCTTATGAGGAACAAAGTGCACATCTCTGCCTTTGAATTCATTATCCATCCATCTCACCCCTCACACGCCCATTTCATTACTTCCCCAGGAAACACATTTTCAAGATGAATTATAAACCAGTATGGGTCCAATAGAACATTTATGAAAatgtatgcttttcttttttctaggtCTTCCCACATCCTCCAAATATGCTTTCTTGAGTTCACAGGGGAAGCAAATAGAAGCAAACACTGTGAGTTTCTAGTGAGTACAGCTTGGATATCATTTCTGCATTCCTTCTACTTCCATGGCCTGATCAGGAGGTgtacattgtattttatttttggaatagGGACAATGGTAAGGGTAGCATTTTCTAGGTAGCTGACTCATCTAAAGTCAAGATCATACCATCTAAATTGAGAGAAGAGTTAATCCTTGAGGAGTTGACAGCAGCGTTTCACTCCATCTCGAAGGGCCTCTTTGACTTTGTCATTCCGGAGAGTGAAGATGAAAGGGCTCAGCAAAGGAGTTAACAGGATAATCAACAGGGAGACTATCTTATTGTATTCAGCTGCCTGCGTTTGTTTGGGTTTCACATAGAGGAACAAGCAGCTGCCATAGCCGATGACAACAAAGGTGAGGTGGGAGGCACACGTAGAGAAGGCTTTCCTGCGGCCGGAGGCAGTGGGGATCTTGAGGATGGTGGAGGTGATGTAGATGTAGGAGACAATTGTTGGAACCAGTGAaccaatgacaatgaaaacagccattaaaaacagaacaaactctGTGAAAAGAGTGTCACCACATGAAAGTTTGAGCAACTGACCTCGGTCACAATAAAAATGGTCTAACACGTTTGATTTGCAGAAGGTAAACTGAAATGTGGCATAGACTGGCCAGATTTCGGAAAGGAACCCAAACACCCATGACCCAATCACCACCGAGATGCAGGTGTGGCTGTTCATAATGGTATTGTACCTCAAAGGGTTACAGACGGCCACATAACGGTCCACAGCCATCACTCCCAACAGTGCAAACTCTGTGGTCCCCAGAGCAAGGTACAGG from Bos mutus isolate GX-2022 chromosome 4, NWIPB_WYAK_1.1, whole genome shotgun sequence includes the following:
- the LOC138987655 gene encoding olfactory receptor 9A4-like — protein: MSNHSSATEFCLLGFPGSQELHHILFAIFFLFYSVTIMGNTIIIVIICVDKHLHSPMYFFLGHLSAVEMLATSIIVPMMLWGLLLHEMQTVSLTACVTQLFLYLALGTTEFALLGVMAVDRYVAVCNPLRYNTIMNSHTCISVVIGSWVFGFLSEIWPVYATFQFTFCKSNVLDHFYCDRGQLLKLSCGDTLFTEFVLFLMAVFIVIGSLVPTIVSYIYITSTILKIPTASGRRKAFSTCASHLTFVVIGYGSCLFLYVKPKQTQAAEYNKIVSLLIILLTPLLSPFIFTLRNDKVKEALRDGVKRCCQLLKD